In one Musa acuminata AAA Group cultivar baxijiao chromosome BXJ2-5, Cavendish_Baxijiao_AAA, whole genome shotgun sequence genomic region, the following are encoded:
- the LOC135612044 gene encoding F-box/LRR-repeat protein At3g48880-like: MEGRRWEEMEEDCLVNIFRRLSLVDLTVAAPSVCRSWRKASLDPLCWRVLDFRGMDFMPWSDLCKSLAARLSVRRPSFTGLLKLAATRSKGTARELRFPRVFGASLRDLVYASDACPRLKVVVLPRLLSAEEPHIPKLVGKWKELERLEMESKPSSFLELVKQISLNCKRFSGLAMSGSIKIEDVSSIVDYLPRIKNLCLHDSYLPKEKLLAILSGSRELEKLSVTDCIGFEADEEILHKASGLEAFEYEGSKLADDLGYETDECDPLYVHVV; encoded by the exons ATGGAGGGGAGGAGAtgggaggagatggaggaggacTGCCTCGTCAACATCTTCCGGCGGCTGAGCCTGGTGGACTTGACGGTGGCCGCGCCATCGGTGTGCCGGTCGTGGCGCAAAGCCTCCCTCGACCCCCTCTGCTGGAGAGTGCTCGATTTCCGGGGCATGGACTTCATGCCATGGAGCGATCTCTGCAAGAGCCTGGCGGCGCGgctctccgtacgccgtccgtccTTCACGGGACTGCTCAAGCTCGCCGCCACCCGCAGCAAAGGCACCGCGCGCGAGCTCCGCTTCCCTCGCGTCTTCGGTGCCTCCCTTCGAGATCTGGTCTACGCTTCCGACGC ATGCCCGAGGTTGAAGGTGGTTGTTCTTCCTAGGCTACTGTCGGCGGAGGAGCCGCACATCCCGAAGCTCGTGGGGAAGTGGAAGGAACTCGAGAGACTGGAAATGGAGTCGAAGCCATCTTCCTTCTTGGAACTGGTAAAGCAGATCAGCCTCAACTGCAAGCGATTCTCCGGGCTTGCAATGTCCGGGTCTATCAAGATCGAGGACGTATCTTCAATCGTCGATTACCTTCCAAGGATCAAGAATCTGTGCCTCCACGACTCGTATTTGCCCAAGGAAAAGTTGCTGGCGATTCTGAGCGGCAGCAGAGAGCTGGAGAAGCTGAGCGTGACCGACTGCATCGGCTTCGAAGCAGATGAAGAGATACTGCACAAGGCTTCAGGACTCGAAGCTTTCGAGTACGAGGGATCAAAGTTAGCTGATGACTTGGGTTATGAGACGGATGAGTGTGATCCACTCTATGTTCATGTTGTATAG
- the LOC135612043 gene encoding protein PAT1 homolog 1-like — MMRGFEGQGGVPGSPGRPRDGPRELGDAVADNALFDASQYAFFGKGVMEEVELGCIEDNGGDNAGFIGIDVEYHFSTIGDREEAVVLDSLSDADDLASTFAKLNRVVNDPRTAGVIGDRGSSSRESSSTVDWTQEGDYLNWIDQRILDAENIQEGKRWWSQPRPSSSLLSESKPLYRASSYPQQQQQQQEQQQQQQQYARESVFMPNLCVTSYSPPGGRSQPLINLTRHLSIPSLSAGPQLPGPSLVPYSDSQQHLGGLTHGLHYGSDISQIIPPSPGMSSQTNNYLLNRASRLSSDDMFPNLLRQQLSLPSNLRASQILLQHQHQKLQQFQPSLPHFSHLQTRLNPHGSPPQMRYKFDLAIPMFDTRDHRLKASQRGKQTFRFSHQSSDMKSDNKWPQIRSKYMSPEEIENILRIQNAATHASDPYVNDYYHQACLAKKSTGTGRLKHNFCPIAIKDLPSRSHGNNESVDALRKVPLSLVRRPQPLLEFDTTSSSVNGTHDQKSSMKPLEHEPMFAARITIEDGICVLLNVDDIDRLLQFNPPQDSGSQLRRRRQVFLEGLAASLNLVDPLGSNKAGHSVGLGPKDDIAFLRIVSLAKGRKFLSHYLQLLNPGSELMRVVCMAIFRHLRFLFGGLPSDSSAAETITNLAKTVSLCVSKMELNALGACLAAIVCSPEQPPLRPVGSSAGDGATVVVKSILDRATDLLSDPQAANSCSISNRTLWQASFDAFFGLLTKYCLSKYDSILQMLLVQAPNDAVVGSEATRAISREMPVDLLRASLPHTDEHQHKVLLDFAQRLMPVTGFSAHGSDSGSVTYESVPG, encoded by the exons ATGATGAGGGGATTCGAGGGGCAAGGAGGGGTTCCTGGGAGCCCTGGCCGCCCCCGTGACGGTCCCAGGGAGCTCGGCGATGCCGTCGCAG ATAATGCCCTCTTCGATGCTTCACAATATGCATTCTTTGGCAAGGGGGTCATGGAGGAAGTTGAGTTAGGGTGTATAGAAGACAATGGCGGTGACAATGCTGGTTTTATTGGGATTGATGTTGAGTACCATTTCTCTACCATTGGAGACAGAGAAGAG GCTGTAGTTTTAGACTCTCTCTCTGATGCTGATGACCTTGCTAGCACTTTTGCTAAG TTGAATAGGGTTGTAAATGACCCAAGGACTGCAGGAGTTATTGGTGATAGAGGATCTTCTTCTAGAGAAA GTTCTTCAACTGTGGACTGGACACAGGAGGGAGACTATTTAAACTGGATTGATCAGCGAATATTAGATGCTGAAAATATTCAGGAAGGTAAAAGATGGTGGTCACAGCCACGCCCCTCATCATCTTTGCTTTCAGAATCCAAACCACTGTATAGAGCATCTTCGTACCCtcaacagcaacagcagcaacaagaacagcagcagcagcagcagcaatacgCTCGGGAATCAGTCTTCATGCCCAATTTATGTGTCACTTCCTACTCTCCACCTGGTGGACGATCTCAGCCGTTGATAAACCTTACTCGGCACTTAAGCATACCGTCTCTTAGTGCTGGGCCCCAGCTACCTGGCCCGAGTCTCGTGCCTTATTCTGATTCTCAACAACATTTGGGAGGATTAACTCATGGATTGCACTATGGTTCAGACATATCTCAGATTATTCCTCCTAGCCCTGGGATGAGTAGCCAGACAAACAACTATCTGCTGAACCGAGCAAGCCGATTATCAAGCGATGATATGTTTCCTAACTTGTTACGGCAACAATTATCTCTGCCAAGCAATTTGAGAGCTTCACAAATACTGTTGCAGCATCAACATCAGAAATTGCAACAGTTCCAGCCATCTCTTCCCCATTTCTCACACTTGCAGACTAGATTGAACCCTCATGGTTCCCCACCACAAATGAGGTACAAATTTGATCTGGCTATTCCCATGTTTGATACAAGAGACCATAGATTGAAAGCATCACAAAGAGGAAAACAGACCTTCCGATTTTCTCACCAGTCTTCAGATATGAAGAGTGATAATAAATGGCCACAGATTAGGTCCAAGTACATGTCGCCAGAAGAGATAGAAAACATTTTGAGAATTCAAAATGCAGCAACACACGCGAGTGATCCTTACGTAAATGACTACTACCACCAGGCTTGTCTTGCAAAAAAATCAACTGGAACTGGAAGGCTGAAGCACAATTTCTGCCCAATAGCTATAAAAGATCTGCCTTCTCGGTCACATGGTAATAATGAATCAGTTGATGCACTCAGGAAAGTTCCACTCTCTTTGGTTCGTAGACCTCAACCCCTTCTTGAATTTGACACAACATCCTCGTCGGTCAATGGCACCCATGATCAGAAGTCTTCCATGAAGCCTCTTGAGCATGAGCCGATGTTTGCAGCTAGAATCACCATTGAAGATGGTATTTGTGTACTTCTCAATGTAGATGATATTGATAGGCTTTTGCAGTTCAACCCGCCGCAAGACAGCGGATCGCAACTGAGACGGAGAAGGCAGGTTTTCCTGGAAGGGCTTGCGGCATCACTTAATCTCGTTGATCCACTTGGCTCCAATAAAGCTGGCCATTCAGTTGGACTCGGCCCAAAAGATGACATTGCTTTCCTTCGCATAGTCTCTCTTGCCAAAGGCCGAAAGTTCTTATCGCATTATCTTCAACTTCTCAACCCTGGAAGTGAGCTCATGCGAGTGGTATGCATGGCCATTTTCCGACACCTGAGGTTTTTATTTGGTGGTTTACCTTCAGATTCCAGTGCAGCCGAAACGATAACCAATCTCGCCAAGACTGTCTCTCTATGCGTGAGTAAAATGGAATTGAATGCACTCGGTGCTTGCCTTGCAGCCATAGTCTGTTCGCCTGAACAACCACCTCTTCGCCCTGTTGGAAGTTCAGCCGGTGATGGGGCCACTGTTGTCGTAAAATCCATTCTTGACCGGGCAACCGATCTTCTGTCAGACCCTCAGGCTGCAAACAGTTGCAGCATATCTAACCGAACTCTGTGGCAGGCATCATTTGATGCTTTCTTTGGTCTCCTCACTAAATATTGTCTGAGTAAATATGACAGTATTCTTCAAATGTTACTTGTTCAGGCACCAAACGATGCAGTCGTCGGATCTGAGGCAACCAGAGCTATAAGCAGGGAGATGCCTGTTGATCTGTTACGAGCGAGCCTTCCTCATACAGACGAGCATCAGCACAAGGTGTTGCTTGATTTTGCTCAGAGATTGATGCCTGTTACTGGCTTTAGTGCTCATGGAAGTGATAGTGGATCTGTGACTTATGAATCAGTTCCTGGTTGA